In Capsicum annuum cultivar UCD-10X-F1 chromosome 8, UCD10Xv1.1, whole genome shotgun sequence, the genomic window cAACTATCTATTAAATATAccatattttgataaattaatatatCTAATAAAATTTCAGAAGTTGTATTAGAAGAAAAGTGTGTACATATACCATAACTTAGTGGAAGTATAGAGATTATGTTTGAAAGTACCTTACTCTGataaaataatctatccaaaaaaaaaaatttgaagtgGTGTATAGGAAGGAAAGGATAGCGTGTACGTAGACCATATCTTACTTCGTGAAAATagagaaattattttgaaaaattttcaatttaaaaacAGCAAATTCaagtacaaaaaaaatatgaaatagtgaAGCCAAGAAAGgaagaaatacaataaaaaatgatacatatatcaaaaataagaACTACTATAATAGCACAACTAATACAACGATCAGTACCAACCAATCTAAGCTCTTGAAAAACAAGATACTAACATTCATTACCTGCTAACCTTCTATCATAATATTTATCATCAATTTTGTATCTAAGATTTTACCCTCAACAACCTAAAGGCATCATCTAATCTTATCTAATGTTTTTCTTTGATCTATTAATACCTCTCCTGttatcttttaatattatttatgaaaattaattatttatactaaataataaataaacttaCTTCATGACTTAGAAAAGAAATTAAACATGTGATCTATTTAAACCTAGATCGGTCTGGTTCGATTCGCTCCTACGACTTCTCAAAGTTCAGCTTTCCGGTTCGACTTTGGATGTTCTGGTTCAGTTCCTTTGGTTTACCCTAGAACCCGGGATTCTCAATTAAAAGGGACAAATAAGTTTTTCGGTTAAGTGAGAGTCtcttaagttttaaaaattaggtgatagggataaaaaaaaacattttttttaaatattctcGTTCCAACAACTTTGCAAAGCTATTCAACAATTTTGATAATTGTTCGACAACTCTATGAAATTGTTCAATGACTATTAAAGTTATTCGATAACTTTGTGAAGTTGTTCAACAATTATACAAAGTTGTTGAGATAACTAATACATTGAACAACTATCCTACTTATTtaaacaactttatttttctaacttaATAACATTGTGGGCCACTCGTTCCCTTTTGCGGGTCATGTACTCATTTTTCTCCTAAAACCCTAGAAAACTGGAACCTTAAACCCCTGGCTCCCTCCTTCACACTAGTCAGTAACTTTTGGATCTTCGAAGAACCATGATACCCCCTCGAAAGTCGCGCCCTCGGCGTAACGGAACTGTTCCCTCACCTCCCCCGCAGGTTCTCCTCCACCCTCTATCCCCTTTTTTACGTCTTATGttactttttttattcttattattatgtaGTGTTTTTTTTGGGTCTCTGTTGCGATTTGAACTTGAGAGCTCATGGTTCTTTAACTCACGTCATTCTTTAAGTTGATTATATTTTAGAtgtttgatttttggatttcttgATTAAATTTCTATCAGGTAATGGGTAACCCGGGAAGCTTTATGCAAGACCATATGCAAAATCAGCATCAGATGGCATTTCCAAACAACAATAACCCTGGGCAGCTTTTGCCATTCCCAATGAACCAGATGAATAATAATGCGAATTCTCAACAAAAAGGTCAATTCTTGGCCCAAAATACTGTTAACCCACCTCAATTTTCGAATCAGAGTGTTGGTTTTGGTGGTTGTTTTCCCAATCCAATGCAAAATATTAATCAGCTCCTCCAAATGCAAATGGCTTTGCAAATGCAAATGCAAATGCAAATGGCAAGTTATGCTCAGGTTGTTCCTGGGAGTGTGCCCATGTATCCAAACCAGGTGTCTTCTCAGGGTATGGGAATTCAAAATTCTAACATTGCCATGAATAATGCGCATTTGGATCGTGTGAATGCAAGTGGAACTGCCCAGCAGTTGCAAGGGCAGTTGCCAGTGATGAACTCTTTTGGCATGGGTCAGCAGCCACAAACTCAGAACTTCAATGCTCCAGCTAAGCCGCAGGTGAATACAATGGTTCCTGCATTCTGGTTTCCTTTACTTTAAAAGCATACTGTGTTTAAGCTGGTTTAATTTCTTACTAAATTGTATGTGGGTTCTGCTGGTGAATCCCGTATGTGATATGCTTCCTTTCTCTTAAGATGTTGAAGCATTGATAGATTGTGATGAGCCTCCCTAGCTAGTAGCATGCTATGAAAAGATGTAACATCAAGCTAAGCATAGCATCAGCTAATTATGTATGCTGTTAAAAGTTGTTGTCTTAAGTTACAGCCATGATGTATGACTACATTCATGTGAGTTGGAGTAAGCCTACTCCTGTTATTGAATGCACTCATAGGTGATTCTTGTTTTAGCCAGCAAAGCTTGCTAAGGTATGTTTCTGCTTATTGTTGATACCAGGTTTCTCAAGGTATGGGCCCTCAGAGTTCCAACTTTGGCATGAATGGACATTTGGGTCTTGTGAATGCCAATGTTGCCGTCCAGCAGTCTAAGAATGGCTCATCTAAGCAAATGCCTAATGCGGCTCAGCAATTGCGAGGCCAGTTGCCTCTGATAAATCCTTTCGGCTTTGTTCAGCAGCCACAGACTCAGAACTTCAATGCTCCTGCTTCTGCTAATACACAGGTGAATTAACTTGGATCCTGCGTTCCTTTTGCTGTTCTTTAACTCTGTAATGTGTTTGAGGTGATTTATTTCAGCAAGTAGTTCTTATTCATCCTCTTAGACCGTTTTATACTGCAGTATGCACGACCAGAAAATCCCATAAATTGCACCTGCCTTTCGCTTAAGAATCAAGATGGTGAAGCATAGATAGATATTGATCAGCTTCCTGAGTTAGTAGCATGCTGGGGAAGAGAAAAATGTCATCTTACTACTAGTAAAGGATGTTGTTAAGTTGTAGCCTTGTTGTATGACGACATTATAACTAGGTCATTGGTAACTCGCATCCAACACTTTTTACAGAACATAATTATTGTTTGTTCAAGTGAATTGGAGCTAAGCTGCATTATATAGGAAAACTATTCCGGTTTATGCTTATGTAATGATGCTTGTTTTAGCAAGCAAAGTTTTGCTAAAGCCTGTCTCTGCATATTGTTCAAACTAGGTGTGTCAGGGTATGGGGCCTCAAAGTTCCAACTTTGGTGTGAATGCACATTTGGGTCTTTTCAATGCCAATGGAACTGTCCAGCAAATGCCTAATATGAATCAGCAATTGCTAGGCCAGTTACCTGCGATGAATCCATTTAGCTTTGTTCAGCAGCCACAAACACAGAACATCAATGCTCTTGCTTCTACTAATGCACAggtgaattcacttggttcctgCATGTCCATTTTGCTGTACTTCAGCTTCGTTGTGTGTTCGAAATGGTTGAGCGTTTTTACTAAATAGTATCTTTGGTTATCATCTGTTAGACCTTCTTAATCTATATATTACCTAGTTAGATTAAAGAAATGGAACTGCTTATTCAAGAGCTTACTGGAAAATCCCACAGTTTGAAGCATAAATGCATTGTGAAAAGCCTTTTCAATTAGTAGCTTTCTAGGGGAAGATGTGAACTGAAGGATTAAAGAAAAGCGTCTTGTAACTCTGTACTTGGTAATGGATGCTATCTTTAGCTTATTTCATTCTTCTATGGCAAATTATTTCTTTTCGTTTGGTCATTGGAGAGTCTCATTTGGATCATTCCACAGAAAGATAATTGTTTGTTTCTCAATGTAGATTGGATTAGGCAAGTTGCTTTATAGAGGAACACTTCCATTTTTTGATTTGTGTCGATAGCATGATCCTTGTGTTAGTCAGAAAAGTTGCTAACAAATTATTCTGCTTATTGTTTCCATGTCAGTTTTCGGGTATGTTTTAGATTTAAAAGAATTCTTGAACGCATGCTTATTCTGAAAATATTAAATCAAAGCAGAAGGCTTTATACgtttaattacacaaaaattacaACATCGGATTAGATTTC contains:
- the LOC107839390 gene encoding uncharacterized protein LOC107839390 isoform X2 — its product is MIPPRKSRPRRNGTVPSPPPQVMGNPGSFMQDHMQNQHQMAFPNNNNPGQLLPFPMNQMNNNANSQQKGQFLAQNTVNPPQFSNQSVGFGGCFPNPMQNINQLLQMQMALQMQMQMQMASYAQVVPGSVPMYPNQVSSQGMGIQNSNIAMNNAHLDRVNASGTAQQLQGQLPVMNSFGMGQQPQTQNFNAPAKPQVSQGMGPQSSNFGMNGHLGLVNANVAVQQSKNGSSKQMPNAAQQLRGQLPLINPFGFVQQPQTQNFNAPASANTQVCQGMGPQSSNFGVNAHLGLFNANGTVQQMPNMNQQLLGQLPAMNPFSFVQQPQTQNINALASTNAQANSGCVVGLNPLKGNQQNSYNTNFSRNQKRGEKKSKFGKGKFSTHNKSLEKGHHRNSEKKNILTNSVKPEMEKKRSLLVTYSAQEIRQWREARRKNYPSKANIEKRTGKMVESEDSSCAAKLRRRQLKEVLAKQAELGVEVAEIPSSYLSDTDKQVDVRDQRRPLSRKERFHKRFNKIDKFNRNDRFSKKRRFGNSNSSNTRDQMGFPAGKVNVNRESATKAAQIAREPTLLQKLLSSDIRRDKRRLLQVFRFMTMNSFFKDQPDKPLRFPQVLLKETGKEIEAAEEIYDAIDTTIEKSSSSSSDDDDNEDEDNVAQLTEPVSQS
- the LOC107839390 gene encoding uncharacterized protein LOC107839390 isoform X1 produces the protein MIPPRKSRPRRNGTVPSPPPQVMGNPGSFMQDHMQNQHQMAFPNNNNPGQLLPFPMNQMNNNANSQQKGQFLAQNTVNPPQFSNQSVGFGGCFPNPMQNINQLLQMQMALQMQMQMQMASYAQVVPGSVPMYPNQVSSQGMGIQNSNIAMNNAHLDRVNASGTAQQLQGQLPVMNSFGMGQQPQTQNFNAPAKPQVSQGMGPQSSNFGMNGHLGLVNANVAVQQSKNGSSKQMPNAAQQLRGQLPLINPFGFVQQPQTQNFNAPASANTQVCQGMGPQSSNFGVNAHLGLFNANGTVQQMPNMNQQLLGQLPAMNPFSFVQQPQTQNINALASTNAQANSGCVVGLNPLKGNQQNSYNTNFSRNQKRGEKKSKFGKGKFSTHNKSLEKGHHRNSEKKNILTNSVKPEMEKKRSLLVTYSAQEIRQWREARRKNYPSKANIEKQRTGKMVESEDSSCAAKLRRRQLKEVLAKQAELGVEVAEIPSSYLSDTDKQVDVRDQRRPLSRKERFHKRFNKIDKFNRNDRFSKKRRFGNSNSSNTRDQMGFPAGKVNVNRESATKAAQIAREPTLLQKLLSSDIRRDKRRLLQVFRFMTMNSFFKDQPDKPLRFPQVLLKETGKEIEAAEEIYDAIDTTIEKSSSSSSDDDDNEDEDNVAQLTEPVSQS